In Enoplosus armatus isolate fEnoArm2 chromosome 12, fEnoArm2.hap1, whole genome shotgun sequence, the DNA window gtagAAGTGCGCCAAGGACGGCAAAACTCTAGCAAGCTACCGAGTTCTGGCAGTTCTGGAACTTACTCACAGAGGAAAAGTACCCCAACATGAGGAAATGTGCTACTTCCTTGACTGCATTATTTGGCTCCACTTATTTATGCGAGTCAGCCTTTTCCCACATGAAGATTATTAAGTCCAAATACCGTTCCACCTTGACTGATGATCATTTGGAAGTGAGCTCGAGGCTGGCTATCAGCAGCTACTGTCCGGActatgcatccctggctgattccattcagcGGAAGTCATTGtcagtaaggtaatgacaaaaaatgtgcagagttatattgtgcaatatgggttcatgcagttatgcaaggtacaccaacatacaTTGTACATAcaaagaatactcaatatatttataaataaatatatgttttgcttttttatagtaggtagatcattttgacttggtcattttataagtagctcgcatgctgaaaaagtgtgtgcacccctgtgatagaggattacaagtacctgggagtccacattgacaataaactggactgggtggtgaacactaatgccctctacaggaagggccagagccgtctctattttctgaggcggctgaggtcctttaacatctgccggactatgctgaggatgttttatgagtctgtggtgaccagtgctatcctctatgcagttgcatgctggggcagcaggctgagggtggcggactccaacagactcaataaactgatccgcaaggccagtgacgttgttggggtggagctggactctctgacggtggtgtcagagaggaggatgctgtccaagctgcaggtcatcttggacaatttttcaaatatttcttatttttatattttgtacatacttttagttctaaatttttgctactttctactcttgaatgggagcaccagtactgtacaatttagAATTTATGACCTGTTGCTGATACTCGCATAACAGCCCTCAGTTGATGTTGGCATCGGTGGCCGACCACAACCGCCGGTGTCCTCGGGCCTTCCCTGATGTTATCGTCAGTGGTCGGCCTCGCCTGCTGTGCGTGATGTTCAGTAAATGGCTCcccctgctgtgtgtgatgttcagtccttgccccccccccccctttgtgtGATCCTCAGTGGTCctattttttagattttactGCCTACTGCTCATGCCCTCGTCTCTTCTCTCTACCtcctcatgttttctgtctttctagaCCACGTTTTTTAAGAGTTTAATAACTGTCAGGTTACATGTTTcatcacacacagttttttcgTACTTGTGAAAACGCTAATATCAGATATGGATATCAGATTTATTTGATatgctgaatacattttattactttatagTACAAagcactcttttcttttttaacttcaaCAAACCTTATTTCAATACAGAGAATTATCTTTTCATCACGTGTCTTTAAAAAGCTGTGTGCTCAGTAAAATATAACTCCACCAGCAAAAgtcaaaacacagcagtggaGTCTACTATCACTCCCAGAGTTCATGACAGCTCTGTACAGCAGCTGGGCCAGTGCTGCAGACAACACTAAATCTCAGTCATTCATGTAGCTGTAcaaggtttgtttacatcagtaagACCTAAACACGTGACTACCTTTATACATTGTACTCTGATACTAACAACATAACGTGGCACAATATATTGCAGTATAATACTGTGACAATGTGCATTATGGAGCCTCAACAAGCCGCCTGAACTAAGAAAAATATACTGCTGTATTTTCTGCACATACTCGAAACTAATGACTCTGCTTTGACTGACAACTGATCAGATTTACTGTCTAGTTGTGGATAACATTCACATTGATGTGATTGCTTGTGGATTCTCTCTCCTGACATGTTCAAGTGCATCAGCTTGTAAGTTTTTGCTGCTTTACTTTTGTCACCTTGGGGCCGAAAAAAGCCAACCAGGAGGAGGATACACTGTCTATGATCCATGAgacttttcagttttcaaagaCTTGACTGAGCAACGGGAAAGAAACTTCAAGATGTTTGTTCAGTGATTTATGGACTCTACTAACCAAAGGAGGGACAATATCATGAAGGATGTGCAGGATATTAAGATCAGTTTACAATTCTCACAGGAGGATGTAGGTGATCTCAACAAAAGGCTCTCTGATAAATGGTTGTGCTTCAAACACAGTTCAAATAACGTGCTGCTCCACAAGGATATGTTTTAGGaccctttttatttcttatttaatattatacacatatataaattTATGTTTGGTGAGTGTATGTATTTCATgtatctttctgtttttattggatTGTTGTCGGctgattggtttgtttttttggctcgTTTTGTGtgcttgttattttttaaattgtattttatgaaaTTATGTCAGCATagattttttattgtttgtttttctcctttagGTGAGGGGAGGTAAaaggtaaatggacttcacttatatactCTTCACTCTTCACTGCTCCACCATGTCCGTTGTATAAGCTGTGgcttcttatttttttattatctggATTTTATCTcatgtgtgtgcaaataaaaaGATTCAATGAAATACCTCTAATAGGTTTTGAGTCTCTGTGCATTGATTCTCAGAGCATACTGAAGCAcgtggttgccatggtaaacatttgaaaataaacaaaaagcatcAAAGGACAAACCTTGCATTCTATTCCTGTGATACCGACACATTCTAGAATCTTCAGTCTGTAAGACTCCTACAAGGCTCAGTCAGAGCgctcacaaatacaaacacacagagatcgACAGAGCGAACAGAAAGCATCAAGTTTTCTCGATGGAGgaaatcaaagacaaactgagaaaaaaaggcaagaacaaggagaagaaaaactttATCCAGCCAACAGAGGAGATGTCAATCAACTTTGGTTCCTGGAACGAAAGGATTTCCGCTCTCGGCAGGCAGAACCAGATAGCTATGTCTCGACATACATATCTTCCACAGACTGCTAAACATCGGCAGTCTGTCAAGGCCCCAGCCCGTCAGGGCACTCAGTCAGAGACAGTGCCCAACATTCACATCCTCCAAAGGAAACCTGAGGATAAACCACAGCACGCTCCTGCGCCCAAAGAGGCTCCACAGCAGGCTGCTGCCGTTGAACTGACAAGGGGCCCTGTCCACAGGACAAACCTTTGGACACCACCACCTCCGTACCGTACTCCTCTGAGAGGACATTCAGGTGCCGCAGAGGACAGCGTCTTTAAACGGGGACCTGCCAAACAGAAAGGGCTTTGGACAGCACCACGCCACCACACCCCTCAGCGTGCACCTGCCAAACCACAGCAGGCCGCCAGGGTCAAGGCCTGTGATGGGGTTGAGACTTCGCCCCGGCAGGCAACGATTCACGTCCCTGATCTCCAGCTTCAGCAGCTCGAGAACAGAGAGACTGAACAGACCACCGGACTCAAGGGGGAGAACGAGGCTTTAGCAGCTCTGGTGGAGCAGTTAAAGGAAACACCAGCCAAGGCCTGTGACGGTGTAGAGGCTTCCCCCCGGCAGGCCACGATTTACGTCTCTGAGCTCGAgcttcagcagctcagagacagaagaacagaGCAGACCACAAAGctcaggagagagaatgaggctTTAgctgctgaggtggagcagTTAAAGACAACGCTCCAAACAAGCAATGCTCTCTATGAAGAGGCTATGCTGGAGAGGGTGAGCAAGATCACAGACCTGGAGCTTCAGCTTTTAGACAAGAAGAACACTGAAGCTGAGGCTCTCCAGAAGCTGACTCAGATGGAGAAAGATCTTCAGGGGCAAAAGGAGATCCAGAAAGAATTAGACGCGTGCCTGGCCCAGCAGACTGaggacaacaacaaactcaaggCTGCACTGACCCTGACACAGAGTGAGCTGGACAgacaacagctgcagtggcAGGAGGAGAGATCCTGTCTCCTCCAGTCCCTCAGCGACATCCACCACACCCTGCAGGAGAAGAAAGCTCTGGACACGAGATGGGAAGGGATGGCGGACAGGATTGTTGACCTCGAACAACAGCTGAATAGGGTCGacaaaaaacctaaaaaacCCTCTCTGAGGAAAAGATTCCTCCAGTTATTCAAGTGAACTGGAGGAGAACCTGCCGTCCTACTCATCCTACAAGCTAACACCCACCCGACTCCATacccctcactctctctaccCCCCAACTCTGTCTacccctcactctctctaccCCCGAACTCTGTCTACCTGTCCCTGATTACCTAACTCtctctacccctctctctctctaccccccaactctttctacccctctctctctctaccccccaaCTCTTTctacccctttctctctctacccccctactctttctacccctctctctctctctctttaccccCCTACTCTTTctacccctttctctctctacccccctacTCTTTctacccctttctctctctaccccctactctttctacccctctctctctctacccccctacTCTTTctacccctttctctctctaccccctactctttctacccctctctctctctacccccctacTCTTTctacccctttctctctctacccccctacTCTTTCTACCTATCCCCTATTTTCCCATTCCAGCCATCTGTGGAGAGGAGATCTCTCTTTGAATTGCCTCTTCCAAGGTTTCTTCCCTTTTGGGGAGTTTTGCCTTGTCTTCTTAGAGAGCGTGGGCTGGACATATAATGTCTCAGAGGGCCTGTAAAGCCTCACATTGTATGTAACCTTTGAGCAATAACTCTTTCAATTTCCCTCAAATTTACCTAAACCATAACCTTTCCTTCCCTTTATtccaaatacttaaaaaaaattaaaaaaataataataacaatcaatTTGTCTGTATCTGAATGCAAGTTTCTCTACTGTTAACactatattttcaacattaaagACCTCATGACACAGAAAGTGTTGGAGAAAAGGTATAAGATCTGCATTTGCAGTTTTTACAATGGTTTATCATCTGTTGGTGTGGTCGCACAGTTTTAACAGTGttagaaatattatatttttccttaataatcaatcatttaaatgtatcacatgtgggaaaatgtgttttatccaCATTTCCACATTGCTCAGCTGTGAGCGAGTGTGAGGACAAATGATGAAGCTACCATGTATATTCCACTGTACTTGATGGCAACTTGGAGGCAGCAGGtataaacatgcagagaggtcaggaggtggaggtcaTCAAGCGGAGCCCCCAACAGGTTAATGTGACCGTGACTGCATGCGCTTTATACAATATGAAAAAGATCTAgttaaataaattgtatttatctGAGAGAAAAGGGGCAAAGTGGACTTCCTGTCTTCATCTGTCCCCGTGTTGATGACACACTTCAACTGGTAAAATCCCTTTTGACAATTATGGTCCCTATTTGGGGAAGCTGTACTCCTTCATGGTTTCATAGCAGTCTTCCACCACCTGAGGGCGCAGTATGACAAAACATGTCAGgaagagaatcagaatcagaagaacAAGAGAAGGAAGGTGTCTTTTTAATGGTGCTTCATATTGAGAACTATACCTTTCAGAGAAACACTCcatcattttgtgaaatacatttgtttacatcttACTTACTTTAGAGTTGGCCTGGGTCATGTTTAGCCGAATTTTGCACAAATGCAATCAAATGGAGCATGTAAGACACCTGACAGAAGCTTGATAATAgcaatattttttattctagTAATATTGTTTCTGATAAAGACAAATGTTCATGCAAGATTTCGGATAAAACATCacctgacaaaaacacagcacagacatcCCTCTGAATATGATATTTGCTTTTGGATCATGTTGGCCAGCTGATGATGTCCAGATTATAGCAACTACACTGAAAATACAGCATGAATTGTATCTTTGGTAAAGATGAGGAAATCCAGGAAAAATATCAACACACGTGAGAAAAACATGATTAACTGAGTCAGATGTGCAAAGAAACTCTGAATAAGAGGAAATGACATCATTGAATTGAAAAGAGGTCTCATAATGGATGAGGCAAAGTCACTTAGATACAAACAAATGAAGGTGCATTTAAATACTGGAGGTCCATTGCTTCTTTTTTATCAATATGCAATTCCCTCTAAGGCACCCTTCCCTTTGATGGAAAGACATTTCccttaataaaaacaaatactgataGTTTGCTTTTGATACTTCACAAATCAGCAACACAATCATGACATAAATATCCATTTTCTACTTACATGAATATCTTTCCAAACTTTCAAACATCATTTCGGCTACAGCAGGGCTGTAATACAGCACAGAAATTGATTCATTATATGTTCTTAGTTACTGGGATTCATCTTTATAATAaccctttaaaagaaaaagggttTTGGAATTTTGTCTGTGTAACCTGCTCTGTAACGATTTCCTTCTATCTGACCTTCAGCCACTCACATATCCTTCATTCTCCAGAGTCATCttgtaaacacaaatacacggcgaataaaaacacaaataaatgctaaGATGGTGTCCCTTAACTTATTCCACTCACAATAAAGTAAAACCttaactgaaattaaaagagaGGAACAGCAGGGACGGTAACATTATGAAGGACATACCTACTAAAATGACTTattctgtgtttaaaatgagCCCCTGGAAACACAACAGTTGAATCAACTACCCAACGTGCAGCCATCACAAAAGTTTGAGCTAATTTAAAGTTTCATGACTAAATTAAAAACTCAACCTTCCTTTCTAACAAACAGTCCAACCagtaacataaaatatatttaacacaAATCATCCTGGACAGTTACACCTTTAAGGTCTCATCTATTCACAAAGAGATTTAGtcaaaagaaaagtgaaaataatttaaGGACcccatgaaacaaaaaaaacatcagttgtTCATGAAATGCAACTAAAAAACAAGAGTGTAGAAAGCGTGTGAGACATGACATGACCGAACACCAGCAGTAACTGAAGAAGAGGCAGTGACAAGATGAAGACCTGCGTCTGTATACTGACTTCCTTGCAGCTGCTGGCCGTCAACTGAGCTGTCTTTAGTAATAACACATTAGACTCAATATGTTTGGCAAGATCAGTGTAAGAAGTAAGAAGTAGGGTTGCatgtttttggtctccatcagCTCAGTTATCTTatgcaaacaaatgtttatgGTGTCGGCTTCACTTCATGGggtctttaaatgttttcaataaTACAGTCTGTACAATCTACTCTACTTTCATTTCAACAGTTCGCAAACATAATCCACACACTTGTTGACAACACTTTACAATGACAGTCTAGCTTTTCATccatcagaaataaaacagagattAGGGCAGCTCTTTACAAACTGGGGCAAAAGGTACTGTGGGGGCTCGGATGAGGATGCATACTACTACAtgctttcacacaaacatgctctcttcaaatgacaaagaaaacatcaaagtgtCTTCAGCTGGACTCTTTTGTAAAGACTTTGTTGAGAACAGAATCATGTAGGCTAATACTTAATTGATACCCCTTATGAGagttctctttcctctctgccatacagaggtcagaggtcagggacACTGCAGCAGAACTTGTTGGGACGGACTTAAACCTGGGTTTAACAGATGAAGAACGCCCCCCCCTGTTCAGTTATGCCACCCAGCTGCCCTGAATGCAAATAATATGTTGTGTCCACACGGTAAAGTTAACAGGAATGTTGACGATGTTGTTTAGCTCATCAGACACATTGGGTTAGTATACAAGTCTTAAGTTTAAACATATCCATCTCTGTAGCTTCTTTGATCACTGTTGGCATTTCTCACTGAAACTAATGGGTACAGATCTCTGCAGGCAagctgcaataaaaaaacaaaacaaatgagaaatgtgtctgatgagaaaaacagcattcaaaATTACATAAATTCAACAAGATGTCAAATATCAAGGAATCTGGAATATATGCTAATTCTTGTGGACTGATCATGACCGCATTGACTTTATTGAGCAACAGTGCAAAGGCTTATAGAACAAGTACAAGTCACAGTAACGGAGCAAGCTAACTGGCAGTCTTTTTAAGGGAGCATGGCTGGAAATGTAAGGCACTACAGTCTCAGTTGGAGCGTCTCTGCATCCTTCAGACCTCCATTGATCTACTTGGGGAGAAACTGGTGGTGGAACTGAGATGGAAGAGCGTCTGTCCTCATTCAGAAACTCCCACAACATTTGCTGATCAGTTCATAACCACCCTCACATTCATAATATGCATAATCAGGAGAGCAGAGGTCATTTTTGCAGTTCAGTGACTTCCATAGAAAGAAAGATTCCCTCCAGGTGCGACAGGCAAGGTACAAGTAAAGGCTCGGCTCGCTGGCATGTGCTACATCTCAGGTAGAGTTTAGGAGTGAGGACAGAGCATGAAGAAGCTTCTAGTACAAAGGAGACAAGgagaatatttgtgtgtgcttacagTCGAGTGAAAGGGCCCATGTGAAGAGGTGCTCTCAGTTTGGGAGAGGAGCAGGAGTTGGTGGTGAACATggaggatggggaggaggaATAAGGTGAAGAGGAAGCAGATGAAGAGTCACCGCTGCTGTTCAGGGTGAAGACACTGGAAACGGCCACATCCACGATACCCTGACATAGCTCTGGATATAGTTTCCTGGTTTGGGAAGGGATAATAGAATAGAAGTGTCAACGTGCCCTCACACTTGTGTTACTGACATAATGAGTTTAAATAAAGTCTCTAGGAAACCACAGCTAGCTGTGACCGTTTTAATATCTAGCATAGGAAACGCATTTACATGGAATTTGACATTTGCATTGAAAAAAGAGTCGaagttacaaaaataaaaaaatcatgaGTGAACTAAATTCAGATGTTTAGCTTTAAAACATTGTCAAAGCTTTCCTATTTCTCCCTCcatggaagaaaaacaacaaatattccAGCATTTCACCAAAGATATTTTTAGATTAAAGAGATTCAAAGTTTGTTTTCCCTACATTGTAAACAGAAGCCAAAAAAGTCTAAAAGTAGACTGGAGGAATAGATGTGAATAGGAGACACAGTACAAGATTGCCAGATGGAAAAGAAAGTGGTAAACCAAGGGTAAAACTGAAAGGGCTGCTaagagagaaacatttttaacatgaaTGATCAGCTGAATGTTACTGACTGTGCACAGGCTGGAGCTCCGTTGATCTCAATGAGCCACACTTTGAAGTTCTCGTCCACCATGAAATCAAATCCAAAGAGCTGGAAGCTCTGGTAGGACAGGTGCTTGGTGCTGATTGCCGGCTCAATACATGTCAGACAGCTTCTGTGAAAGcagacagcaaaaacatttccaatcatctggctgttgataACAAATCACATGTGATACAATTCATTAGGAACATTTCTGCCATTAAGTAATCTGACCCTCACTGACCTCTGCTGCCAACAGCTCTGTGCTTGAGCTAAACGCTCACATCGGCATGCCTGcacactcacaatgacaatgctagcatgttgctgtttagcatgttgatgtttaccatgttcacggCCTTAGCGTGTTAGTTTagctaatatttgctaaataGCAATCGACGCAAAGTACATATGAGGCTGGTGGTAATGTCACTGGTAATTCATCTGAaattttcatggcaatccatctaacaGAGATGTGACATATGaatcacaaatgtcaaactcatgGTGGTGTTAGAGGAAAGTCAGGGGACCACCATCTGCCTGTATATGCCTAAAGGGTGAATGTGAAAGCCAAAGCACCTGGAAAACTAATCGCTACTGATACTTATTCAACAATGCAATCAAAGTTCCACAAAGATAATATGATTTTATGGCATGGAGCAGTAAAGATCTCACTTATTTACAAGCTGAAACCAGTGGCTGTCACATTTGCCACGTCCTCAAAGTACAACAAAGGTGTCTCATCTGTCTTGTTTGTAAAATGACTAAAACCAACCAACATGAACAAGAATATGTTATTTACTTACACTGTCAACTAGGACAGATTTGACTTGACAACTCAGCATTTTTAAGTAGCAGCATTTGGAGAATGTCTCCAACCACACAAATATGCTAGTTTTTGTGTTTGGGGTGGGGCACAGCATAAGCTTGAtgtatgaatttaaaaaaaaacatgtatttcagCTTTTAACGTGATATGTGAAAGCTATCTATTAGACGAGATTCAAAATCAAAAACCAGAAGGACTTACTTTATGATCTGCTTGATCTGAGGTAATATGGTGGTCTCCAGGGTGACATTGTGAGTGTTCAGCAGGTACAGCCTGAACTCATCAAAGAACATCTCGTTCCCCTCCTCGTATCGTCCGTAGTTCTGGGAGTGCTCCTTCTGGATGCAGTGGTTGGTCAGGTGGCTGGTCATGTCCTGGAGGTCGGAGCTGTTGTAGGGCTCTGAGGAAGTCCGCAGCACACCCTCCCGGTATAAATAGATGTTGTATTGATGGTCCACTAGCACCCAGCTCCTAGCAATAGCATAGAATACCCCCACATGAGCCTCAGTTACAAAGTCAAGACAGACTAGCACATTCTCTGTTGGTTTGTGtcaaacataaaacacttgCCTGATGTCAAACTTCCGATGTCCCGGCTCCAGAAGCAGAGGTTTCTCCAAGTACTTCTGAATAACATGAACCTGTCCCTGATTATCAATGTACTCCAGCAGCTGATTAGCATCATGGGATATTAAAATACCAGCACCtgttgcaataaaaacaaatatcttaAGCTGCCACTGATGCAATCTACCACACCCTCAGTTAAAAACTGTAAACGATGCAAACAGTAGATCACAGAAAAGGGTATTTATCAAGGGACAGTGGTTGCCTTGAGCAGAgaaaaacttttcaaaatagCTCAGAAAGAGTATGTCATTTTTTACCTTTAGCTCCAGCAGAAGACTTGGCTATCCACACTGTACCCTCCCCACTTTCTTTCTTAGAGTGATAGGAGGCCAAGAAAACTTCCCGCTCATCAGTCTTGGGATTGTTCTTCAGATGGCTAATGCCATTTGTAGCTGGAGCAACGGGGGTGTTGAGGTTAGTAGGATAGATGATGTAGGATTCTGGGAACCAGTTACAGGAGTCTGACAGCTCTGGGCTCGTCTTTATTAGCCTAATGGTAGAAAAGGGAAATGGTCAGCTAATGTAACCCCCACTTGAATAATTTATCTGCAGAAAAGTACATTAGTAACACAAAGGCAAGTAAATGTATCTTTAACTTAAAAAGACGAATACACACTTGACCAAGGAGGCTTTTCGGCAAAGCTTGTCTGCTCCTCTGTAGTAATTCACCAGCTGCACCAGTCCTGGTTCATGACCTGTAAAGTCaaagtgaagacattttaaaaagcataaaaatacCCACGTGTGTGCACTCAGAGCCGTGACTGCACATCTAAATGAGAGACACTATCTTTCCACAGGATGCTGGAGCAAGCAGCCCTGCAGTCACAGCAGCTCTCTCATCGTGAGTGGGTGTGCACCAgatatagcacacacacacaaacatcatatgaaataagaaaatacatcaTTTACCTAGACGTCCGAAGGGCAGTCTGTTCCGTTCACCAAGCATTAAGTTGAATCTGGGATTGTCTCTTTTCAGCCTCTTCCATTGTCCAGTTGAGAGGAGGATTTTGGAAACTTCTGCATAAACAGTGCTGTTGTCGTCACGGGTGACAAAGGTGTACATCGGGGAATTCATAATGCCACGTTGACTACGAGGGGAAGTATATAATAGAAGCgactgaatgtgtaaataactTAGCTGTCTAGCTAGTTATGAGGCTATCTGGTTGGCGCTGCAGCAGACAGACCGATCAGGGTTATCTCCTCTGTCCGTGCCATAATGATGAGTCAGTCATAGTCCACACTTCCCAGTTAACTATTGCTCTGAAGCTCCAATTCAAAAGTCTAGGGCTACcatgtatttatataaaacatCATAACATGTGAAGGATAGCAATTAATGTTGCTCTGCAGACAGGCTTCCCTCAGTAAACCCAGACAAGGGTGTGACTGACTGCTGCTACCGGCTCCTGGGGCTGGTCCCGTCTGGATTAATTTACATCCCGTCTCCGGTTTAGCTATAGCAGACGGACTGCGGTCCCTGTGAACAGTTATCTGGGAAACTTTTCCGGCAACACTCCTCAAACACAAGGACCTTAGACAGAATACACAGTGCGAAATGTTAACTaacaagctagttagctagaCAATATCACAAACGCAGACCATTTCCCAACGGCGGTGAACGCTTTATTCTCTGAAGCTCTGCAGCCGCTGTCATCCACTGTCGACAGCATAAACAAAAAGCTCCACGGTTGTGGTTAGTGTAGTTTACGCGGACACTGATATCACGGGTAGTTGACATCTAACTGTTTGTTATACATAATAAAAGCGAATGGACACAACTTGGAAGGTAATTTACGTACAAGtgtaatttctttaaaaataatttatgtcGGAATCCAGTGCCCGACTTGAATTTCAACAACGTTGGTaccacatttcccagaatgcaacaCGATGAAGCGACATTAACTCGTTACATTTGTTTAGCGCAATATGTCCACAAGATGGCGTCGTAGACCTCGGTACAAGTTAGCAGATAGGACCCAAGTGTTGAAATCATAGTCCGGAGAAAAGTTTTAAAACTCACTCTGGGTAAGACTGCCTGTCGTTGTTCTAATTAATAATCAGAAATCAAGAAGCTTTACATGGACATTGATAGAGCGGCATAATGGCACATTAACAGATAGTGACCAGTCTCTGGGAGAACCAGGAGGATAAATGGAGCACTCCCTAGTCGTGACAAGTTATGGGTCCCGTTCCGATATTTTCATATAGGTTATTTGCTACAGCTTAGCTCTTTATTatcaacatattttcattttaagtcGACGTTTTGTCAACTGAATGAGGGCACCGCTAGGTCCACTTTTGACTGGGTTTGTGCATTAGGTGAAAGCGATGCTTAGAGACAAA includes these proteins:
- the ttl gene encoding tubulin--tyrosine ligase — its product is MNSPMYTFVTRDDNSTVYAEVSKILLSTGQWKRLKRDNPRFNLMLGERNRLPFGRLGHEPGLVQLVNYYRGADKLCRKASLVKLIKTSPELSDSCNWFPESYIIYPTNLNTPVAPATNGISHLKNNPKTDEREVFLASYHSKKESGEGTVWIAKSSAGAKGAGILISHDANQLLEYIDNQGQVHVIQKYLEKPLLLEPGHRKFDIRSWVLVDHQYNIYLYREGVLRTSSEPYNSSDLQDMTSHLTNHCIQKEHSQNYGRYEEGNEMFFDEFRLYLLNTHNVTLETTILPQIKQIIKSCLTCIEPAISTKHLSYQSFQLFGFDFMVDENFKVWLIEINGAPACAQKLYPELCQGIVDVAVSSVFTLNSSGDSSSASSSPYSSSPSSMFTTNSCSSPKLRAPLHMGPFTRL